The Dokdonia donghaensis DSW-1 DNA window TGAGAGAGGTATAGACCCTAATATTACTGAGTATGCGCTTACGAGAGCTGCCATACTTATTATGGAGATTGCCGGTGGAGAGATTACAAGCGAGATAGTAGATATCTACCCTAAAAAGATAGAAGACCAGCAGGTGTTCTTAAACTTTGATAATACTACAAAACTTATAGGCCAAGAATTACCTCGTGAGGTGATTAAAGAAATTTTAATGTCACTAGATATTAAAATTAATAACGTAACAGAAAGTGGTATAGGTATGACCATACCAGCTTTTAGAAATGATGTAACGAGAGAGGCAGATGTTATAGAAGAGATACTACGTGTATACGGTTATAACAACATCACTTTTGGCAACAAGCTTAATGCTACCGTATCATCTACCTCAAAATTTGATGATCACAGAGTAAGTGATGTAGTGGGTAATCAACTCGCGGCACAAGGCTTTTATGAGATGATGGCAAACAGCCTTACCACTCCAGCCTACACAACACTCTCTGAAAATCTTAAAGATGCATACAATGTAGAGATGCTTAACCCGCTAGGTAAAGAACTTAGTGTAATGAGACAGTCTATGCTGTTTTCTGGACTTGAAGCAATCTCGTACAATGTAAATCGCCGTCGTAGTGATATAAAGCTCTTTGAGTTTGGAAAAACATATCACAATTACCCAGGTGAGCGCAAGGAAGATAAGCACCTTGCATTATTTGTAACAGGTAATCGCAACAGTGAGTCTTGGACGGGTACTAGCACTCCTACTAACTTCTTTTACTTAAAAGGCATTGTGACATCAGTACTAGAAAAACTTAATATTACCAGAGTACGTCCTTCGAGTGTAAAAAATGATTTATTTTCTGAAGCTGTAGGTTTATCTCTTGGAAAACAAGAAGTGGTAACCTACGGTATTGTAAAGAAAAGTGTTTTGAAGAAATTTGACATTTCTCAAGACGTATACTTTGCAGATTTTAACTGGGACGCGATTTTAGAGATTGCTGCTCGTAATAAAGTACGCTTTAAAGATATTCCAAAGTATCCATCTGTGCGTAGAGACTTTGCCTTATTACTTGACACAAAGGTTCAGTTTGAGGAGGTTGCAACGCTTGCAAAACAAACAGAAAAGCAACTACTCAAAGAAGTAAACCTTTTTGACGTATATGAGGGTAGAAACTTGCCAGAAGGAAAGAAAAGTTATGCTGTGAGCTTCTTACTACAAGATGAAAACAAAACACTCACAGATAAGAATATTGACAAAGTGATGAGCAAATTGCAACAGCGATTTGAAAAAGAACTAGGCGCAACACTTAGATAATCACTTTTCAAATTACTTCAAGTCCCAAATTCTTAATAGAATTTGGGACTTTTTTTATGATATAGAATTTCGACATCTACTAATTAAATAAACACAGTGTATTGCTCTCAAAACCTTAACACATTTGTTTAATAGTTTCAATAATTTTGTGCAGTACGACCAGTGCATTGACATTGCGGCTTTTGTATTGTATATTTAGTAGAAAAAAAGAGATGCTATTAACCAGAACAAACATTCACGATAAATTATTACGTGAGCGCAGCAAGAGTGAGCAAGAACAAGATATTCTGGCTCAAGTAGAAGCTATTTTTACACAAGACCGCTTTCGCGAAAGCGGAATCATAAAAACCCTTAATAGCCCTTCAGGCTCAGGTTACAATGAGTTTAATATAGACTTACTAGCAACCGAAAATATCTTCCATATTAAACAAATAGAGAAGATTTGTATAGATTACAGACTTCGCTTTCTAGATACAAAGTACTTTAAAGGTAAATATCCACAGCAAGCGCTAGACAATATTAAATATCTTGAAAACACGCACAATACAGAGCTAGATGGTTTTAAAATAATAGCTCCGTCAAAAATGTTTGTACTCGAAAAAGCAGATGACCCTTTACTTTTTGCCCCTATGGGTAATGGCTATTACTACCTCATACATAAATGGGGAAATGATCTTAACCCCTTTAGAAAGCAGTGGGCTTGGTCATTTAAATCTTTTGAAAATCTAATTGTAACCACACTTTTAATAAGTCTAGTCGCTACTATGCTTATACCAGACGGTCTTTTTACAAAGAATCAAGATTTAAGTCAAGATGTTATGGTCTTTTTCTTTATGTTTAAGTCTATAGGAGCTATTGTATTATTTTATGCCTTTGCATTAGGTAAAAATTTCAATAAAGCGATATGGAATAGCACTTACGATAAAACAAGATAACTATATGAGTATACTACCAGATTTCCGTTATGAGAAGATCCACACTGGGTCTGCCATTGAGACTAAGCGTTTACAGATCATTCTAGAAGAACAAGGAATCCCTAGTATACTAAGAGATGATAATGAGAGTGCAAAGCTAGCCGGCTATGCACTAGGCTCTCCAGATCAATCTAGATTACTGGTTGACAAAGAACATCTTGTAAAAGCTAAGCATATTGTAGCAGCCACACTAGAAGATTTTAAAACAAATGCCCTCACAGATGATGAGCTCAACTCACTCTCACAAGAAGAATCGCAAAGTACACCCATAAAAACAATCACTAGAAATACTACAGAAAAGGAAAAGCCAGGAGTATCTCCTGGCCGTCTTATCTTTTATGTACTCTTCTTATTATACTCCTTATGGCGCTTATCACCTTTATTAAAAGGTGAAGAGTTACCTATGCTTCGCATTATAATAAGCGGTGCGTTAAGTATATTCTGTATTTATATGCTCATCTCTTACTTCAGTAATAAAAAGTAAGGGGAGTAACCTACTCGTACATCGCCATACGCTGCTCTCTGATGCTCTTATCACTCATATACTCATCAAAGTTCATAAAGCGATCTATAACTCCTTTAGGAGTAAGCTCTATCACACGGTTACCTACTGTGCTTGCAAACTCGTGATCGTGTGTTGTGAGCATTACAGTACCCTTAAAGTTTTTAAGCGCATTGTTAAACGCTGTAATAGACTCAAGATCTAAGTGGTTTGTAGGTTCATCTACCATTAAGATATTTGCACGCTTCATCATCATTTTTGAAATCATACAGCGCACTTTTTCTCCCCCAGATAAAACATCAGATTTTTTAAGAGCTTCTTCGCCAGAAAAAATCATTTTACCTAAGAAACCTCTTAAGAAAACCTCTTCTCTCTCCTCTTCTGTTTGTGCGTACTGGCGCAGCCAGTCTACAAGGTTAAGGGTCCCATCTTGAAAGTATGATGAGTTATCTAGTGGCAGGTAAGATTGTGTTGTTGTTACTCCAAAATCAAAACTACCGCTATCTGGAGTTTGATTACCATTTATAATCTCATAAAATGCTGTAGTAGCACGACTATCACGAGAGAATAATACTGCTTTATCTCCTTTATTTAAGTTTATATCTACGCCCTTAAATAGTGTATCCCCATCTAGACTTGCGGTAAGACCAGCACAATTAAAAATCTGATCTCCAGCCTCACGATCTCTGTCAAATATAATACCTGGGTAACGACGGCTAGATGGCTTAATTTCTTCTATATTAAGTTTATCTATCATCTTTTTACGAGATGTAGCTTGCTTAGATTTTGCAACGTTTGCAGAGAATCTAGCGATAAACTCTTGTAATTCCTTTTTCTTCTCTTCGGCTTTTTTGTTTTGCTGTGCTCGTTGTCTCGCTGCTAGTTGAGATGACTCATACCAGAAGGTATAGTTACCACTATAGTGAGTGATCTTACCGTGATCTATATCTGATATGTGTGTACAAACTGCATCAAGAAAGTGACGGTCGTGAGATACTACAATCACACAATTCTCATAGTTTGCCAGGAAGTTTTCTAACCAAGCAATCGTTTCATAATCCAGGTCGTTTGTAGGCTCATCCATAATAAGCACATCTGGATTACCAAAAAGTGCTTGCGCAATTAAGACACGTACACGCTGCTTACCATCTAGATCTGCCATAGATGTGTGGTGAAGTTCCTCTTTTATACCAAGGTTAGATAGCATTGTAGCTGCGTCACTATCTGCATTCCACCCATTCATCTCTTCAAATTGAACCTGAAGCTCTCCTATACGGTCTGCATTCTCATCAGAATAGTCTGCATATAATGCATCAATCTCAGATTTGATTTTATATAATGGCTTATTACCCATTACCACAGTCTCAAGTACGGCAAACTCATCATAAGCATAATGATTTTGCTCAAGTACAGACATACGTTTTCCTGGCTCTAGATGAACGTGACCAGAGGTAGGGTCTTGCTTTCCTGTTAATATTTTAAGGAACGTAGACTTCCCTGCACCATTTGCACCTATAATACCATAGCAATTGCCATTAAGAAACGAGGTGTTTACCTCGTCAAATAAAACGCGTTTACCAAATTGAACCGAAAGATTAGAAACTGATAACATAAAATTGTCTGTTTAGAGCCTGCAAAAATACCTATAATTAAAGAAATTTTAAACATTAGAATAGTAAAATGCTTTTAACGTGGCTTTAACAACTTAAACACACCGTTAAACTTATTTTTGAGAACAATGCGCTATGCTTACCTTTAGAGCATAAATTAATACCCTATATGAAATATCACATCGCTCTTCTCTCATTACTTGTAGTATTTACAAGCAGTTGTATCTCTGAAGACAAAGACAAGGCAGACGGAACATATATAGGTGGTGAGATTATCAACCCTGTACAGAGCTATGTACTTTTACGCAAAGGTGAGAAAGTCACAGACAGTATACCCCTTGACAGACGTAATAGATTTTTATACAAACTGGAGAATTTTGAAAGCGGCCTTTACCGCTTTGAGCACGGAGAACATCAGATTGTTCATATTGAAGAAGGAGACAGCATCTTGTTGCGTGTAAACACAAAAGAGTTTGACGAGTCTTTAAGCTTCTCTGGTTATGGTTCAGAAAAGAGTTCATTCCTCATAGATATGTACCTTCACTGGGAGTCTGAAAACAAAAACTTTAAAAGAAAATATCAAAAAAATCCAGAGAATTTTCAAAAGACATTAGACTCAATGTCTATTGTACATCAAGAAGAACTCAATACATTTTTGAACAATCCAGAAGCTACCTACTCTGAAGATTTTATAGATATTGCTAAGGCGGTTTCTAAAATGGACAATTTTCAGCGCAAGGAGCTTTACCCCTTTGCTCATTATGGCAAGGACAAACTGAATTTTATTGAAACGTTACCTGGAGACTTTTACCGCTTTCGCGAAAGCGTAGATATTAATAATCCTAACCTTGATGAGTTATACGGTTTTAGAAGATATCTGGGCTCGTATATAAATCATCTAAGCTTTTTGAGGTATGGTGACTCATCAAATTACGACCGTATGTCTTACGTACACAATCACCACCAGATTGCGGTTATAGATAGTATTGTAAGTAATGAGCCACTTAAAGAACGTTTACTCTACCAGATGGCACGTATTTTTATTGCAAACAGCAATAATTCTCAAGAAGTGGCAACCTTGTTTGATGAGATTAAAACGGTATCTTCTTCACAAGAAACAATAGCAGATATAGATGCCCTTTATGTAAATAATAAAAGTATGGAGGCCGGTAATGTCATACCAGATGTTCTTATTGTAGACACAAACCTAGCAATGAACACGCTGTCTAGTCGCATTACAAAACCTACGGTACTATACTTCTGGTCTTATTTAAGAAAGTCACATATGAACAATTCTCATATAAAGGCTCAAGACCTTCAAAAAAAATATCCTGAGTTTAATTTTATTGCGATTAATGTGAATAAGGAACAAGACAAATGGTTACGTCATCTAGACAATAAGAATTATAATTCTCTTATGGAATATCAACTTGCAAAGCCCGTTTTAGGAAGAAAGCAACTTGTACTCAATGACATTAACAAGACTATAGTGCTAGATAGAAAAGGAGTAATTCTTAATAGCCACGCAAACATACACAGTCCAAAGTTTGAGAATGAGCTACTTGCCTATTTAAATCAATAGACCGACCACATATTAATCACATATAAAAAAGCCTCCCTAATTAAGGAGGCTTTTTTTATGCTTAATATTTGATGAGGCTTACTTGTTACCCTTCTCATAGTCTGCTAGAAACTTAGCAAGACCACTATCTGTAAGTGGGTGTCTTAATAATCCTTCTATAGAAGATAAAGGACCTGTCATAACATCTGCCCCTATTTTTGCACAATCTATTACGTGCATTGTGTGCCTTACTGAGGCAGCTAGAATTTGTGTATCAAACATATAGTTATCATATATGTGACGTATCTCCGCTATAAGATTAAGTCCATCTGTAGAGATATCATCTAGTCTCCCTATAAATGGAGATACATATGTTGCACCAGCCTTTGCAGCAAGTAATGCTTGCCCGCAAGAAAATACGAGTGTACAGTTAGTACGTATTCCTTTATCTGAAAAATATTTTATAGCCTTAATACCATCCTTGATCATAGGCACCTTAACGACAATTTGCTCGTGTAATGCAGCAAGCTCCTCCCCTTCCTTAATCATCTCATCATAAGTAGTAGAGATTACCTCTGCACTCACGTCTCCTGTAGCAATAGCACAGATATCCTTATAGTGTTGTAAGATATTCTCACGGCCTGTGATACCTTCTTTTGCCATAAGTGATGGATTTGTAGTTACCCCGTCAAGAACACCAAGGTCTTGCGCTTCTCTAATCTGGTCTAAGTTTGCGGTGTCTATAAAAAATTTCATAGGTTTTTTTTTGTTGATTATACACAAATGTAGCTAAAAGTGATAAGTCGTTTCCCTTACAAGGATTAATTGTTTGTTAACTACAAGCCGTAATGGTTGAGCAACAGTTGTTCATACCAAGTATCTGGCAGCATACGCTTAAGTGCTATACTAAAACGTTGCATAAAAAACCCTACACGGTAATGCACTTTTGGATTTTTTGATTCCATAACGCGTTTTATGACTTTTGCCATAATAGCGGTGTCCATTCCTTTATCTACGTGCTCATCCATAAGAGCTAGCGTGCTCTTATAATTATCTTTATAAGGTGAGTTATCTAGTACGGGAGCGTGATATCTACCTGCAGCAATATTAGTTGCAAAATCTCCTGGCGCAACGGTAGTCATCTTCACATTAAACTCTTTAAGCTCCATACGGTATGCCTCTGTAGTGATACCTAGTGCCCCTTTTGTAGCTGAGTAAATACCACGATATGGCAACCCCATATATCCAGCTATAGATGTAATATTTATAACCATACCAGAGCGCTGTGCTCGCATAGTAGGTAATACTGCTTTAATCACTTCTAGCGCGCCAAAGTAATTTGTTTCAAAAACACGTCTCGTCTCAGTATCTGGAGTTTCTTCAAGAGGTCCGGTTATGCCCATACCTGCATTATTTATAAGGTAGTCTATTTTACCTTCGGCTTTAAGAAGTGTGGCTACGGCTGCAGTTATGGTTTCTGGCTTTGTTACATCCAGGGCTAGCATATGCACGCCTTGCTCAGTGCTATTTTTAGGATTACGGCTTGTACCATAGACTGTGTATGAATGATTTACTAAAAACTGTGCGATGGCTTGTCCTATACCTGAAGAGGCACCGGTGATTAAAACTACTTTTGACATATATTATTTTAGAGTGGGTCAAAGATAAGAAGATATCACCTTTACAGATACCTTCGTCTTAAATTACTAAGGAAGCGTTTATGGGGTGTTATTACGCTTTCGCGAAAGCGCAAAAAAAAGCGTCCAATTACTTGAACGCTTTTAAAATAATTTCTTTTGTAACACTATTATAAGCGACGTGCTTTATCAAAAAACGCGTAGTACGGTGCTGTGTCTCGTAGCATACTGTATCCAGACACCTCATCTTTTCTTCTTCCATTTGCATCTAGCAATAGTACGGTAGGGAAAGACTTGTCTCTATTATACTTGTCCTGCAGCTTCATATTTTTCTTTTTCTGCTCTGGTGTAATTATGTCTTCTCTAAAAGGGATATCTATCTCAAGTAGCACAAAGTCGTCTGCCTGCTGGATAAATTTATCTGTTTCCCAAAGATCTTTTTTAAGCATTTTGCACGGGCCGCACCAGTCACTTCCTGTAAAATACATTAAGATAGGCTTACCTTGACGCTGTGCTACTTTTTTTGCTTTATCAAAATCTGTGTACCATTTTGCCTGCTGCGCTTGCATAGTCGCTGCCGAAATGAGTAGTAAAAAGACGATGAGTTTTTTCATTATAGTTGTTTTAGGGCTGTTGCAAATTTAAAAACTTCTAGAAATAAACAACAATCTTGCCACAATATTGTAATTGCCTACAATTTACAAAACATACTATAATTCTAAAACTGCATTTGCAATAGGTTTTCTCACCTTCTTTAAAGAAGAAAACATATCATCTTCTGCCCTATACCCTACTGGCATTACGAGTACTGGTTGTATACCGTGTTTATCAAGGTCAAGTGCCTCGCTGTAACCTTCTGGAGAAAAACCTTCCATAGGGCAGGCGTCAATCTCTTCAAGCGCACAAACGGTAAGTAAATTACCCATAGCAAGATATGCTTGCTTTGTCGCCCAGAGATGATTATCTGCAACACTTACGTTTTTAAAATGGTCTAATAGATAATCTTTAAAAGGTTTTAGAACCTCGTCTGGTGTGCTGCGTGTGGCCTTGACATTATTAAAGTAATCTTCTACATAGGTGCCATCTACGTTTTTTTCTATACAAAATACTAGTACGTGAGAGGCATCTGCCACCTGTTGCTGGTTCATTGTTACAGGTACTAAAACCTCTTGCTGCTGTTTATCACTTATTATCACAAGTCTTACGGGCTGCAGGCCAAAACTTGTGGCCGTAAGATTAAAGGCATTTTTTAAAATATCTATTTGAGCGATAGATAGCATACGCTTGTTATCAAACTTTTTAGTCGCATACCTCCATTTTAAAGCTTCTATTACTTGTAGCATTTGTTCTGTTTTTAGACCTTGCAAAGATACAGACACAAGGCTGCATATCTAGTATGTTATGCAGTAAGAATTACTAAGTCACATCTACCTATGCTTACAGTACAACAACGTATTAAAGAAAGTGAGACACGCATCTTTAAAGCGGTTTTCCCTAATACGACTAATCATTATGACACTCTTTTTGGAGGTACCGCATTACATATGATGGATGAGGCTGCTTTTATATGTGCAACACGTTTTAGCCGTAAGAAAGTAGTAACTATATCTACAGATAAAATAGATTTTACAAAGGCAATTCCAGAAGGTACCATTGTAGAACTTATTGCTCAGGTGGAAACTGTGGGCAATACAAGCTGTGTGGTACGCGTTGAGATTTACAAAGAAGATATGTATAGCTATGATCGCGAGCTAGCTGTTGCAGGCAAATTTACTTTTGTCGCTATAAATGATGACAAGAAACCTATTACTATTATTGATAAGGCCTAGTGAGAAAAATTATTAAGAAAATAACCATTCTACTCTTTGCTTTTTTGGCACTGCTTGCTTGTGGGATATTTATACTCTCTGGCCACGTTAAATCCAGCACTAAAGTTCAAACTTATAATAACATTTCCGAGGTGCCTCAAGCTTATACAGTTATCGTACTAGGTGCTAGTGTGAGATCTAACGGAGATCTATCTACTATGCTAGAAGATAGGGTCTCGAGCGCGCTCTCGCTTTATCGCGCGGGTAAAGTGTCTAGATTTTTACTCTCTGGAGATAATGGTACAAAATCTTATAATGAGCCTAAGGCTATGCAACAGTACCTTATTAACCAAGGAGTGCCAGAAGAAGATATATTTTTAGATTATGCAGGTTTTGACACCTATGATAGTATGTATCGAGCAAGCTCTGTTTTTAATGTAAAGGAAGCTATTGTAGTAACTCAAAAGTTTCACCTACCTCGAGCACTTTTTATTGCAAATAGATTAGGTCTTGACTATTACGGCTTTATAGGAGATAAACATATTTACCAGCGTGAGAATGCTAATAAGAGCAGAGAACTTCTAGCAAATGTAAAAGCTTACCTAGAGTTAGGCATAAGTAAAGAGCCTACCTATCTAGGAGCAAAAATCCCAATAGATGGGCCTCCTCAATCTACATACTCAGATTAAAATGTATTTCAAAAATTAAAAAATCTACTGTAGTTTTACTCAAAAAAAGTAACCCATTGTACGCAATATTAAAAAAGGAAATCACCACATTTTTCTCCTCACCTATAGGCTACTTAGTCGTAGGGTTGTTTCTAGTGGTCACAGGATTATTTTTATGGGTTTTTGAAGGAGAATTTAATATTCCTAACTCAGGCTTTGCAGACCTTGCGCCATTTTTTCTTATTGCCCCGTGGATGTTTACTTTCCTTATTCCTGCGGTAACAATGCGCAGTTTTAGTGAAGAAAAAAAAGCAGGAACCCTAGAATTATTACTCACAAAACCCATTACTACACTACAACTTACGCTAGGTAAATATCTAGGTGCTTACAGCCTCATACTTATTGCTATTATACCTACGTTAATGTATGTGCTCGCTATATATATGCTAGGTAATCCCGTAGGTAATCTGGACGTAGGTGTAACCATAGGGTCATATGCTGGACTTATACTACTTGCCAGTATTTATACGGCATTAGGAATATTTATATCTGCCTGTACTAGTAATCAAATTGTTGCCTTTATTGCATCAGTAGCGCTTTGTTTTTTTCTCTATTTTGGAATTGAAGGTATCGCAGCCTACAGTAGCCTAGAGGGTACTATAACCTTCTTATCAAGCTTAAGTATTAAATCACATTATGAAAGTATAAGTAGAGGAGTCATAGACACGAGAGACCTAATCTATTTTATAAGTGTAACTGCATTTTTTATCATACTCACGATATGGAGATTGCAAAAAAACCAGTACACTTACGTGAAAAAAATCTCTAACATAGCGCAACCGCTGCTCTTGTTTATAGGGTTACTATTTATAAATTATGCAGGTTCACTTGCACATAAACGTTATGACTTAACTCAAGATAATAGGTATACCATAAGCCCGCCTACAAAGGAATTATTAGACCAAATTAAAAGTCCGCTTATCATAGATGTTTTTCTTGAAGGAGATTTTCCTGCAGAATTTAAAAAGCTTCAGAACGAGACCCGCTACCTACTTGAAGAAATGCAGGCTCACAATCCTAATATTTACTTTGAGTTTTCAAACCCTGTAGAGCCTGGCGAAACGACCGCTCAAGTAGCAGGGCAGTTTAACGAGTTTGGAATGACCACGATACCGCTTAAAGTAAAACAAGACGGTAAGGAGACTACTCAAACTATTTTCCCCTGGGCTACTATTAATTTTAATGGTAAAGCCGTTCCTGTTTCTT harbors:
- the pheT gene encoding phenylalanine--tRNA ligase subunit beta, giving the protein MKISYNWLKQFIDIDWDAEKTGELLTDLGLEIEGIDTYQSVKGGLEGIVIGHVLTCEQHSNADKLKVTTVDIGGEAPLQIVCGAPNVATGQKVPVATIGTTLYTEEGEAWKIKKGKIRGEESHGMICAEDELGLGKSHDGIMILDEALVPGTPAAQVFEIENDQVFEIGLTPNRADAMSHWGVARDLKAGLLQKEINKGLITPSTSSFKIEKRVHKIDVDVLDSEKAPRYAGVVISGLKVQDSPEWLQHRLKAIGLSPINNIVDATNYVLHELGQPLHAFDLSKITGEKIEVRTLEAGTKFTTLDGVERELHEDDLMICDAEKPMCIAGVFGGLHSGVSENTNAIFLESAYFNPVAVRKTAKRHGLNTDASFRFERGIDPNITEYALTRAAILIMEIAGGEITSEIVDIYPKKIEDQQVFLNFDNTTKLIGQELPREVIKEILMSLDIKINNVTESGIGMTIPAFRNDVTREADVIEEILRVYGYNNITFGNKLNATVSSTSKFDDHRVSDVVGNQLAAQGFYEMMANSLTTPAYTTLSENLKDAYNVEMLNPLGKELSVMRQSMLFSGLEAISYNVNRRRSDIKLFEFGKTYHNYPGERKEDKHLALFVTGNRNSESWTGTSTPTNFFYLKGIVTSVLEKLNITRVRPSSVKNDLFSEAVGLSLGKQEVVTYGIVKKSVLKKFDISQDVYFADFNWDAILEIAARNKVRFKDIPKYPSVRRDFALLLDTKVQFEEVATLAKQTEKQLLKEVNLFDVYEGRNLPEGKKSYAVSFLLQDENKTLTDKNIDKVMSKLQQRFEKELGATLR
- a CDS encoding putative signal transducing protein — protein: MSILPDFRYEKIHTGSAIETKRLQIILEEQGIPSILRDDNESAKLAGYALGSPDQSRLLVDKEHLVKAKHIVAATLEDFKTNALTDDELNSLSQEESQSTPIKTITRNTTEKEKPGVSPGRLIFYVLFLLYSLWRLSPLLKGEELPMLRIIISGALSIFCIYMLISYFSNKK
- a CDS encoding ABC-F family ATP-binding cassette domain-containing protein, translating into MLSVSNLSVQFGKRVLFDEVNTSFLNGNCYGIIGANGAGKSTFLKILTGKQDPTSGHVHLEPGKRMSVLEQNHYAYDEFAVLETVVMGNKPLYKIKSEIDALYADYSDENADRIGELQVQFEEMNGWNADSDAATMLSNLGIKEELHHTSMADLDGKQRVRVLIAQALFGNPDVLIMDEPTNDLDYETIAWLENFLANYENCVIVVSHDRHFLDAVCTHISDIDHGKITHYSGNYTFWYESSQLAARQRAQQNKKAEEKKKELQEFIARFSANVAKSKQATSRKKMIDKLNIEEIKPSSRRYPGIIFDRDREAGDQIFNCAGLTASLDGDTLFKGVDINLNKGDKAVLFSRDSRATTAFYEIINGNQTPDSGSFDFGVTTTQSYLPLDNSSYFQDGTLNLVDWLRQYAQTEEEREEVFLRGFLGKMIFSGEEALKKSDVLSGGEKVRCMISKMMMKRANILMVDEPTNHLDLESITAFNNALKNFKGTVMLTTHDHEFASTVGNRVIELTPKGVIDRFMNFDEYMSDKSIREQRMAMYE
- a CDS encoding TlpA family protein disulfide reductase, whose product is MKYHIALLSLLVVFTSSCISEDKDKADGTYIGGEIINPVQSYVLLRKGEKVTDSIPLDRRNRFLYKLENFESGLYRFEHGEHQIVHIEEGDSILLRVNTKEFDESLSFSGYGSEKSSFLIDMYLHWESENKNFKRKYQKNPENFQKTLDSMSIVHQEELNTFLNNPEATYSEDFIDIAKAVSKMDNFQRKELYPFAHYGKDKLNFIETLPGDFYRFRESVDINNPNLDELYGFRRYLGSYINHLSFLRYGDSSNYDRMSYVHNHHQIAVIDSIVSNEPLKERLLYQMARIFIANSNNSQEVATLFDEIKTVSSSQETIADIDALYVNNKSMEAGNVIPDVLIVDTNLAMNTLSSRITKPTVLYFWSYLRKSHMNNSHIKAQDLQKKYPEFNFIAINVNKEQDKWLRHLDNKNYNSLMEYQLAKPVLGRKQLVLNDINKTIVLDRKGVILNSHANIHSPKFENELLAYLNQ
- the fsa gene encoding fructose-6-phosphate aldolase encodes the protein MKFFIDTANLDQIREAQDLGVLDGVTTNPSLMAKEGITGRENILQHYKDICAIATGDVSAEVISTTYDEMIKEGEELAALHEQIVVKVPMIKDGIKAIKYFSDKGIRTNCTLVFSCGQALLAAKAGATYVSPFIGRLDDISTDGLNLIAEIRHIYDNYMFDTQILAASVRHTMHVIDCAKIGADVMTGPLSSIEGLLRHPLTDSGLAKFLADYEKGNK
- a CDS encoding SDR family oxidoreductase, with amino-acid sequence MSKVVLITGASSGIGQAIAQFLVNHSYTVYGTSRNPKNSTEQGVHMLALDVTKPETITAAVATLLKAEGKIDYLINNAGMGITGPLEETPDTETRRVFETNYFGALEVIKAVLPTMRAQRSGMVINITSIAGYMGLPYRGIYSATKGALGITTEAYRMELKEFNVKMTTVAPGDFATNIAAGRYHAPVLDNSPYKDNYKSTLALMDEHVDKGMDTAIMAKVIKRVMESKNPKVHYRVGFFMQRFSIALKRMLPDTWYEQLLLNHYGL
- a CDS encoding thioredoxin family protein; this encodes MKKLIVFLLLISAATMQAQQAKWYTDFDKAKKVAQRQGKPILMYFTGSDWCGPCKMLKKDLWETDKFIQQADDFVLLEIDIPFREDIITPEQKKKNMKLQDKYNRDKSFPTVLLLDANGRRKDEVSGYSMLRDTAPYYAFFDKARRL
- a CDS encoding NAD(P)H-dependent oxidoreductase produces the protein MLQVIEALKWRYATKKFDNKRMLSIAQIDILKNAFNLTATSFGLQPVRLVIISDKQQQEVLVPVTMNQQQVADASHVLVFCIEKNVDGTYVEDYFNNVKATRSTPDEVLKPFKDYLLDHFKNVSVADNHLWATKQAYLAMGNLLTVCALEEIDACPMEGFSPEGYSEALDLDKHGIQPVLVMPVGYRAEDDMFSSLKKVRKPIANAVLEL
- a CDS encoding acyl-CoA thioesterase, producing MLTVQQRIKESETRIFKAVFPNTTNHYDTLFGGTALHMMDEAAFICATRFSRKKVVTISTDKIDFTKAIPEGTIVELIAQVETVGNTSCVVRVEIYKEDMYSYDRELAVAGKFTFVAINDDKKPITIIDKA
- a CDS encoding SanA/YdcF family protein, coding for MPQAYTVIVLGASVRSNGDLSTMLEDRVSSALSLYRAGKVSRFLLSGDNGTKSYNEPKAMQQYLINQGVPEEDIFLDYAGFDTYDSMYRASSVFNVKEAIVVTQKFHLPRALFIANRLGLDYYGFIGDKHIYQRENANKSRELLANVKAYLELGISKEPTYLGAKIPIDGPPQSTYSD